In the genome of Pelecanus crispus isolate bPelCri1 chromosome 17, bPelCri1.pri, whole genome shotgun sequence, one region contains:
- the PIK3C2B gene encoding phosphatidylinositol 4-phosphate 3-kinase C2 domain-containing subunit beta isoform X2, producing MSATRGNGEHWKSLESVGISRKELALAEALQMEYDALSRLRQDKEESRAKQRGDRPLISWDDPAERNGCDGIKAARGLSGSDPTLSYNVPVAPEGPPAPGPPPGPSPPRPDPQPWLKRPLAGDYLYIFEGSGGDFLGEPLNGTSPHDSGGGSPKKLSPPPLPPRHPLWSSPEGSQRSGKGSPPSSKGPQPRDINMFSAAHERAHGKLLDRRISEEDPYGIADYDGINDAITCLNLKSTYESEVLREAARGWKEGRSIFEKESSGKPVARSKTMPPQVPPRTYVSRFGNRKNLAPNKNRRISIDPVAPRPHSFANGYELFEVSEERDEEVAAFCHMLDVLRSGYSTKDYSLTGLVWSAVNLSPEQLGHGVSLKVTVVCDSLREPLTFTCDCSSTVDLLIYQALCYTHDELHAIDVEDFVLKICGLEEFLQNKHALGSHEYIQHCRKFDIDIRLQLMKRKGVRSDLARTANDDQSPSTLNHYIHLQERPIKQTISRQALSLLFDTFHNEVDAFLAAEGDFPLKAERVIQSVMAICNALAAVESQEITAALNQMPPCPSRMQPKIQKDPNVLAKRENRERIVESLTAAILNLVELYCSTFNADFQTAVHGSREHGAAQEARLLSCPLSFTVYATHRIPITWAASYEDFYLSCSLSHGGKELCSPLLTRKAHVYKYLFHLIIWDQQICFPVQVNRLPRETLLSVTLFAVPVPPPGSSSDANKQRRVPEALGWVTTPLFNFRQVLTCGRKLLGLWPATQDNSRARSSAPNFNQPDSVILQIDFPASAFEVKFTSPPAAEFSPKYEFGSLGEEDQRKLREAMQKKSLYWLMDADRKRLWEKRYYCHSQWTYMSHQDALGLLHATFPDQEVRRTAVQWIDSISDTELLDYLPQLVQALKYECYLDSPLVRFLMKRAICDLKITHYFFWLLKDGLKDSQFSIRYQYLLAALLCCCGKGLREEFDRQCLLVSTLARLAQQVRDAAPSARQGILREGLEDVKQFFKANGSCRLPLSPSLLVKGIVPRDCSYFNSNAVPLKLSFQNVDPLGENIRVIFKCGDDLRQDMLTLQMIRIMNKIWVQEGLDMRMVIFRCFSTGRGRGMVEMIPNAETLRKIQVEHGVTGSFKDRPLADWLQKHNPEEDEYEKAVENFIYSCAGCCVATYVLGICDRHNDNIMLKTTGHMFHIDFGRFLGHAQMFGNIKRDRAPFVFTSDMAYVINGGDKPSSRFHDFVDLCCQAYNLIRKHTHLFLNLLGLMLSCGIPELSDLEDLKYVYDALRPQDSDADATTYFTRLIESSLGSVATKLNFFIHNLAQMKFTGSDVRPTLSFAPRTHTIKTSGRIRDVFLCRHERVFNPSKGYTYVVKVQRESPGEVAFVQRTFEEFQELHNKLRLLFPSSLLPSFPSRFIIGRSRGEAVAERRKEELNAYIWHLIHAAPEVAECDLIYTFFHPLPRDEKAAGTNPTPKAADATWARPLGKVGGEVKLSISYKNNKLFIMVMHIRGLPPLQDGNDPDPYVKTYLLPDPQKTTKRKTKVARKTCNPTYNEMLVYDGIPRGDLQQRELRLSVLSEEGFWENILLGEVGIRLRDLDLAQEEMGWFALGSRGHGTL from the exons ATGTCCGCCACGCGCGGCAATGGGGAGCACTGGAAGTCCCTGGAGTCGGTGGGCATCAGCCGGAAGGAGCTGGCGCTGGCCGAGGCGCTGCAGATGGAGTACGACGCGCTCTCCCGCCTGCGGCAGGACAAGGAGGAGAGCCGGGCCAAGCAGCGCGGAGACCGGCCCCTCATCTCCTGGGACGACCCCGCCGAGAGGAACGGCTGCGACGGCATCAAAGCGGCACGTGGCCTCTCCGGCTCTGACCCCACGCTCAGCTACAACGTCCCGGTGGCACCGGAGGGTCCCCCCGCGCCTGGACCCCCCCCTGgtcccagccccccccggccggacccccagccctggctgaaGAGACCCTTGGCTGGGGACTACCTGTACATCTTCGAGGGGTCGGGGGGGGACTTCCTCGGGGAGCCGCTCAACGGCACCTCGCCCCACGACAGCGGGGGCGGCTCCCCCAAAAAGCTCTCGCcgcccccgctgcctccccggcATCCCCTCTGGAGCTCCCCCGAGGGGAGCCAGCGCTCGGGGAAAGgatcccccccttcctccaaaggcccccagcccagggacaTCAACATGTTCTCGGCAGCCCACGAGCGGGCTCACGGCAAGCTGCTCGACCGCCGCATCTCCGAGGAGGACCCCTACGGCATCGCCGACTACGACGGCATCAATGACGCCATCACCTGCCTCAACCTGAAGTCCACCTACGAGTCAGAGGTGCTGCGGGAAGCTGCCCGCGGctggaaggagggcaggagcatcTTCGAGAAGGAATCGAGCGGCAAACCAGTGGCACGGAGCAAGACCAtgcccccccaggtccccccgcGGACGTACGTCTCCCGCTTTGGCAACCGGAAGAATCTGGCACCCAACAAGAACCGCAGGATCTCCATCGACCCG GTTGCCCCCCGGCCGCATTCCTTTGCCAATGGCTACGAGCTGTTCGAAGTCTCCGAGGAGCGGGATGAGGAGGTGGCTGCTTTCTGCCATATGCTGGATGT GCTGCGGTCCGGCTACAGCACCAAGGACTATTCCCTCACTGGCTTGGTGTGGAGCGCCGTCAACCTCAGCCCCGAGCAGCTGGGCCACGGCGTCAGCCTGAAGGTGACGGTGGTGTGCGACAGCCTGCGGGAGCCCCTCACCTTCACCTGCGACT GCTCCTCCACCGTGGACCTGCTCATCTACCAGGCGCTGTGCTACACGCACGACGAGCTGCACGCCATCGACGTGGAGGACTTCGTGCTCAAGATCTGCGGCTTGGAGGAGTTCCTGCAGAA CAAGCACGCTCTGGGCAGCCACGAGTACATCCAGCACTGCAGGAAGTTCGACATCGACATCCGCCTGCAGCTGATGAAGAGGAAGGGGGTGCGCAGCGACCTGGCCCGGACG GCGAATGATGACCAGAGCCCCTCCACCCTCAACCACTACATCCACCTGCAGGAGAGACCCATCAAGCAGACCATCAGCAG GCAGGCCCTGAGTCTCCTCTTCGACACCTTCCACAACGAGGTGGACGCTTTCCTGGCAGCCGAG GGAGACTTCCCGCTGAAGGCGGAGCGGGTGATCCAGTCGGTCATGGCCATCTGCAACGCCCTGGCTGCCGTGGAGTCCCAGGAGATCACGGCAGCCCTCAACCAGatgcccccctgcccctcccgcATGCAGCCCAAAATCCAGAAG gATCCAAATGTTCTGGCCAAGAGGGAAAATCGAG AGAGGATCGTGGAGAGCCTGACGGCCGCCATCCTCAACCTGGTTGAGCTCTACTGCAGCACCTTCAACGCCGACTTCCAGACAGCCGTGCACGGGAGCCGGGAGCACGGCGCGGCGCAGGAGGCTCGCCTGCTCTCCTGCCCGCTCTCCTTCACCGTCTACGCCACCCACCGCATCCCCATCACCTGGGCTGCCAG CTACGAAGATTTCTacctctcctgctccctcaGCCATGGCGGCAAGGAGCTGTGCAGCCCCCTGCTCACCAGGAAGGCCCACGTCTACAAATACCTCTTCCACCTCATCATATGGGACCAGCA GATCTGCTTCCCCGTCCAGGTGAACCGTCTGCCCCGGGAGACGCTGCTCAGCGTCACGCTCTTCGCCGTGCCCGTCCCGCCCCCGGGGAGCTCCTCCGACGCCAACAAGCAGCGGCGGGTCCCTGAGGCCCTGGGCTGGGTGACCACCCCGCTCTTCAACTTCAGGCA GGTCCTGACCTGTGGGCGAAAGCTCCTGGGCTTGTGGCCGGCGACCCAGGACAACTCCAGAGCCAGGTCGAGTGCCCCCAACTTCAACCAGCCTGACAGCGTCATCCTGCAG aTCGACTTCCCCGCCTCCGCCTTCGAGGTGAAGTTCACCAGCCCACCGGCGGCCGAATTCAGCCCCAAGTACGAGTTTGGCAGCCTGGGGGAGGAGGACCAGCGCAAGCTGCGGGAGGCGATGCAAAAGAAATCGCTCTACTG GCTGATGGACGCCGACCGCAAGCGGCTGTGGGAGAAGCGTTACTACTGCCA CAGCCAGTGGACCTACATGAGCCACCAGGATGCCCTGGGGCTCCTGCATGCCAC GTTCCCAGACCAGGAGGTGAGGAGGACGGCCGTGCAGTGGATCGACTCCATCTCCGACACTGAGCTGCTGGACTACCTGCCCCAGCTGGTCCAG GCCCTGAAGTACGAGTGCTACCTGGACAGCCCGCTGGTGCGCTTCCTCATGAAGCGAGCAATCTGCGACCTGAAGATTACCCACTACTTCTtctg GCTGCTGAAGGATGGCCTCAAGGACTCCCAGTTCAGCATCCGCTACCAGTAcctgctggcagctctgctctgctgctgcggGAAGGGGCTGCGGGAGGAGTTTGACCGGCAGTGCCTGCTCGTCAGCACGCTGGCCAGGCTGGCCCAGCAAGTGCGGGATGCCGCCCCGTCCGCACGCCAG GGCATCCTCCGTGAGGGGCTGGAGGACGTGAAGCAGTTCTTCAAGGCGAACGGGTCGTGCCGGCTGCcgctcagccccagcctgctggtGAAGGGGATCGTGCCCCGG GACTGCTCCTATTTCAACTCCAACGCTGTCCCCCTGAAGCTCTCCTTCCAGAACGTTGATCCCCTTGGGGAAAACATCCGAGTCATCTTCAAG TGCGGCGACGACCTGCGGCAGGACATGCTGACGCTGCAGATGATCCGGATCATGAACAAGAtctgggtgcaggaggggctggacATGCGCATGGTCATCTTCCGCTGCTTCTCCACTGGCCGCGGACGAG GCATGGTGGAGATGATCCCCAACGCTGAGACCCTACGCAAAATCCAGGTGGAGCACGGCGTGACAGGCTCCTTCAAAGACCGGCCGCTGGCAGACTGGCTGCAGAAACACAACCCCGAGGAGGATGAGTAtgagaag gctGTGGAAAACTTCATCTACTCCTGTGCCGGCTGCTGCGTGGCCACCTACGTGCTGGGGATCTGCGACCGGCACAATGACAACATCATGCTCAAGACCACCGGCCACATGTTTCACATCGACTTCGGCAGGTTCCTGGGCCACGCGCAGATGTTCGGCAACATCAAGAG GGACCGGGCGCCATTCGTCTTCACTTCGGACATGGCGTACGTCATCAACGGCGGGGACAAGCCCTCCAGCCGCTTCCACGACTTCGTCGACCTGTGCTGCCAGGCCTACAACCTGATCCGCAAGCACACCCACCTCTTCCTCAacctgctggggctg aTGCTGTCCTGTGGCATCCCCGAGCTCTCCGACCTGGAGGACCTCAAATACGTCTACGATGCCCTGAGGCCGCAGGACTCCGATGCCGATGCCACCACCTACTTCACCAG GTTGATCGAGTCCAGCCTGGGCAGCGTGGCCACCAAGCTCAACTTCTTCATCCACAACCTGGCGCAGATGAAGTTCACGGGCTCCGACGTCCGCCCGACCCTCTCCTTCGCCCCCCGCACGCACACCATCAAGACGTCCGGCCGGATCCGCGATGTCTTCCTCTGCCGCCACGAGAGGGTCTTCAACCCCAGCAAGGGCTAC ACCTACGTGGTGAAGGTGCAGCGGGAGAGCCCAGGCGAGGTGGCCTTCGTGCAGCGCACCTTCGAGGAGTTCCAGGAGCTGCACAACAAGCTGcgcctcctcttcccctcctcgcTGCTGCCCAG CTTCCCCAGCAGGTTCATCATCGGGCGGTCGCGGGGCGAAGCGGTGGCCGAGCGGCGGAAGGAGGAGTTGAACGCCTACATCTGGCACCTCATCCACGCGGCCCCCGAGGTGGCCGAG TGCGACCTCATCTACACCTTCTTCCACCCCCTGCCACGGGACGAGAAGGCAGCTGGCACCAACCCGACCCCGAAGGCGGCAG aCGCCACGTGGGCTCGGCCCCTGGGGAAGGTCGGCGGGGAGGTGAAGCTCTCCATCTCCTACAAGAACAACAAGCTCTTCATCATGGTGATGCACATCCGGGGGCTG ccgcCGCTGCAGGATGGCAATGACCCTGACCCCTACGTCAAGACCTACCTGCTGCCCGACCCCCAGAAAACCACCAAGAGGAAAACCAAAGTGGCCCGAAAAACCTGCAACCCCACCTACAACGAGATG CTAGTCTACGACGGGATCCCCAGGGGGGACCTGCAGCAGCGGGAGCTGCGCCTGAGTGTGCTGAGCGAGGAAGGCTTCTGGGAGAACATCCTCCTCGGGGAGGTCGGCATCCGCCTGCGGGACCTCGACCTGGCCCAGGAGGAGATGGGCTGGTTCGCCCTGGGATCCCGCGGCCACGGCACCCTCTGA
- the PIK3C2B gene encoding phosphatidylinositol 4-phosphate 3-kinase C2 domain-containing subunit beta isoform X1: MSATRGNGEHWKSLESVGISRKELALAEALQMEYDALSRLRQDKEESRAKQRGDRPLISWDDPAERNGCDGIKAARGLSGSDPTLSYNVPVAPEGPPAPGPPPGPSPPRPDPQPWLKRPLAGDYLYIFEGSGGDFLGEPLNGTSPHDSGGGSPKKLSPPPLPPRHPLWSSPEGSQRSGKGSPPSSKGPQPRDINMFSAAHERAHGKLLDRRISEEDPYGIADYDGINDAITCLNLKSTYESEVLREAARGWKEGRSIFEKESSGKPVARSKTMPPQVPPRTYVSRFGNRKNLAPNKNRRISIDPVAPRPHSFANGYELFEVSEERDEEVAAFCHMLDVLRSGYSTKDYSLTGLVWSAVNLSPEQLGHGVSLKVTVVCDSLREPLTFTCDCSSTVDLLIYQALCYTHDELHAIDVEDFVLKICGLEEFLQNKHALGSHEYIQHCRKFDIDIRLQLMKRKGVRSDLARTANDDQSPSTLNHYIHLQERPIKQTISRQALSLLFDTFHNEVDAFLAAEGDFPLKAERVIQSVMAICNALAAVESQEITAALNQMPPCPSRMQPKIQKDPNVLAKRENRERIVESLTAAILNLVELYCSTFNADFQTAVHGSREHGAAQEARLLSCPLSFTVYATHRIPITWAASYEDFYLSCSLSHGGKELCSPLLTRKAHVYKYLFHLIIWDQQICFPVQVNRLPRETLLSVTLFAVPVPPPGSSSDANKQRRVPEALGWVTTPLFNFRQVLTCGRKLLGLWPATQDNSRARSSAPNFNQPDSVILQIDFPASAFEVKFTSPPAAEFSPKYEFGSLGEEDQRKLREAMQKKSLYWLMDADRKRLWEKRYYCHAAPGALPMLLASAPSWEWACLPDIYALLSQWTYMSHQDALGLLHATFPDQEVRRTAVQWIDSISDTELLDYLPQLVQALKYECYLDSPLVRFLMKRAICDLKITHYFFWLLKDGLKDSQFSIRYQYLLAALLCCCGKGLREEFDRQCLLVSTLARLAQQVRDAAPSARQGILREGLEDVKQFFKANGSCRLPLSPSLLVKGIVPRDCSYFNSNAVPLKLSFQNVDPLGENIRVIFKCGDDLRQDMLTLQMIRIMNKIWVQEGLDMRMVIFRCFSTGRGRGMVEMIPNAETLRKIQVEHGVTGSFKDRPLADWLQKHNPEEDEYEKAVENFIYSCAGCCVATYVLGICDRHNDNIMLKTTGHMFHIDFGRFLGHAQMFGNIKRDRAPFVFTSDMAYVINGGDKPSSRFHDFVDLCCQAYNLIRKHTHLFLNLLGLMLSCGIPELSDLEDLKYVYDALRPQDSDADATTYFTRLIESSLGSVATKLNFFIHNLAQMKFTGSDVRPTLSFAPRTHTIKTSGRIRDVFLCRHERVFNPSKGYTYVVKVQRESPGEVAFVQRTFEEFQELHNKLRLLFPSSLLPSFPSRFIIGRSRGEAVAERRKEELNAYIWHLIHAAPEVAECDLIYTFFHPLPRDEKAAGTNPTPKAADATWARPLGKVGGEVKLSISYKNNKLFIMVMHIRGLPPLQDGNDPDPYVKTYLLPDPQKTTKRKTKVARKTCNPTYNEMLVYDGIPRGDLQQRELRLSVLSEEGFWENILLGEVGIRLRDLDLAQEEMGWFALGSRGHGTL; this comes from the exons ATGTCCGCCACGCGCGGCAATGGGGAGCACTGGAAGTCCCTGGAGTCGGTGGGCATCAGCCGGAAGGAGCTGGCGCTGGCCGAGGCGCTGCAGATGGAGTACGACGCGCTCTCCCGCCTGCGGCAGGACAAGGAGGAGAGCCGGGCCAAGCAGCGCGGAGACCGGCCCCTCATCTCCTGGGACGACCCCGCCGAGAGGAACGGCTGCGACGGCATCAAAGCGGCACGTGGCCTCTCCGGCTCTGACCCCACGCTCAGCTACAACGTCCCGGTGGCACCGGAGGGTCCCCCCGCGCCTGGACCCCCCCCTGgtcccagccccccccggccggacccccagccctggctgaaGAGACCCTTGGCTGGGGACTACCTGTACATCTTCGAGGGGTCGGGGGGGGACTTCCTCGGGGAGCCGCTCAACGGCACCTCGCCCCACGACAGCGGGGGCGGCTCCCCCAAAAAGCTCTCGCcgcccccgctgcctccccggcATCCCCTCTGGAGCTCCCCCGAGGGGAGCCAGCGCTCGGGGAAAGgatcccccccttcctccaaaggcccccagcccagggacaTCAACATGTTCTCGGCAGCCCACGAGCGGGCTCACGGCAAGCTGCTCGACCGCCGCATCTCCGAGGAGGACCCCTACGGCATCGCCGACTACGACGGCATCAATGACGCCATCACCTGCCTCAACCTGAAGTCCACCTACGAGTCAGAGGTGCTGCGGGAAGCTGCCCGCGGctggaaggagggcaggagcatcTTCGAGAAGGAATCGAGCGGCAAACCAGTGGCACGGAGCAAGACCAtgcccccccaggtccccccgcGGACGTACGTCTCCCGCTTTGGCAACCGGAAGAATCTGGCACCCAACAAGAACCGCAGGATCTCCATCGACCCG GTTGCCCCCCGGCCGCATTCCTTTGCCAATGGCTACGAGCTGTTCGAAGTCTCCGAGGAGCGGGATGAGGAGGTGGCTGCTTTCTGCCATATGCTGGATGT GCTGCGGTCCGGCTACAGCACCAAGGACTATTCCCTCACTGGCTTGGTGTGGAGCGCCGTCAACCTCAGCCCCGAGCAGCTGGGCCACGGCGTCAGCCTGAAGGTGACGGTGGTGTGCGACAGCCTGCGGGAGCCCCTCACCTTCACCTGCGACT GCTCCTCCACCGTGGACCTGCTCATCTACCAGGCGCTGTGCTACACGCACGACGAGCTGCACGCCATCGACGTGGAGGACTTCGTGCTCAAGATCTGCGGCTTGGAGGAGTTCCTGCAGAA CAAGCACGCTCTGGGCAGCCACGAGTACATCCAGCACTGCAGGAAGTTCGACATCGACATCCGCCTGCAGCTGATGAAGAGGAAGGGGGTGCGCAGCGACCTGGCCCGGACG GCGAATGATGACCAGAGCCCCTCCACCCTCAACCACTACATCCACCTGCAGGAGAGACCCATCAAGCAGACCATCAGCAG GCAGGCCCTGAGTCTCCTCTTCGACACCTTCCACAACGAGGTGGACGCTTTCCTGGCAGCCGAG GGAGACTTCCCGCTGAAGGCGGAGCGGGTGATCCAGTCGGTCATGGCCATCTGCAACGCCCTGGCTGCCGTGGAGTCCCAGGAGATCACGGCAGCCCTCAACCAGatgcccccctgcccctcccgcATGCAGCCCAAAATCCAGAAG gATCCAAATGTTCTGGCCAAGAGGGAAAATCGAG AGAGGATCGTGGAGAGCCTGACGGCCGCCATCCTCAACCTGGTTGAGCTCTACTGCAGCACCTTCAACGCCGACTTCCAGACAGCCGTGCACGGGAGCCGGGAGCACGGCGCGGCGCAGGAGGCTCGCCTGCTCTCCTGCCCGCTCTCCTTCACCGTCTACGCCACCCACCGCATCCCCATCACCTGGGCTGCCAG CTACGAAGATTTCTacctctcctgctccctcaGCCATGGCGGCAAGGAGCTGTGCAGCCCCCTGCTCACCAGGAAGGCCCACGTCTACAAATACCTCTTCCACCTCATCATATGGGACCAGCA GATCTGCTTCCCCGTCCAGGTGAACCGTCTGCCCCGGGAGACGCTGCTCAGCGTCACGCTCTTCGCCGTGCCCGTCCCGCCCCCGGGGAGCTCCTCCGACGCCAACAAGCAGCGGCGGGTCCCTGAGGCCCTGGGCTGGGTGACCACCCCGCTCTTCAACTTCAGGCA GGTCCTGACCTGTGGGCGAAAGCTCCTGGGCTTGTGGCCGGCGACCCAGGACAACTCCAGAGCCAGGTCGAGTGCCCCCAACTTCAACCAGCCTGACAGCGTCATCCTGCAG aTCGACTTCCCCGCCTCCGCCTTCGAGGTGAAGTTCACCAGCCCACCGGCGGCCGAATTCAGCCCCAAGTACGAGTTTGGCAGCCTGGGGGAGGAGGACCAGCGCAAGCTGCGGGAGGCGATGCAAAAGAAATCGCTCTACTG GCTGATGGACGCCGACCGCAAGCGGCTGTGGGAGAAGCGTTACTACTGCCACGCGGCACCCGGCGCGCTGCCCATGCTGCTGGCTAGCGCACCCAGCTGGGAGTGGGCCTGCCTGCCCGACATCTACGCCCTGCTCAGCCAGTGGACCTACATGAGCCACCAGGATGCCCTGGGGCTCCTGCATGCCAC GTTCCCAGACCAGGAGGTGAGGAGGACGGCCGTGCAGTGGATCGACTCCATCTCCGACACTGAGCTGCTGGACTACCTGCCCCAGCTGGTCCAG GCCCTGAAGTACGAGTGCTACCTGGACAGCCCGCTGGTGCGCTTCCTCATGAAGCGAGCAATCTGCGACCTGAAGATTACCCACTACTTCTtctg GCTGCTGAAGGATGGCCTCAAGGACTCCCAGTTCAGCATCCGCTACCAGTAcctgctggcagctctgctctgctgctgcggGAAGGGGCTGCGGGAGGAGTTTGACCGGCAGTGCCTGCTCGTCAGCACGCTGGCCAGGCTGGCCCAGCAAGTGCGGGATGCCGCCCCGTCCGCACGCCAG GGCATCCTCCGTGAGGGGCTGGAGGACGTGAAGCAGTTCTTCAAGGCGAACGGGTCGTGCCGGCTGCcgctcagccccagcctgctggtGAAGGGGATCGTGCCCCGG GACTGCTCCTATTTCAACTCCAACGCTGTCCCCCTGAAGCTCTCCTTCCAGAACGTTGATCCCCTTGGGGAAAACATCCGAGTCATCTTCAAG TGCGGCGACGACCTGCGGCAGGACATGCTGACGCTGCAGATGATCCGGATCATGAACAAGAtctgggtgcaggaggggctggacATGCGCATGGTCATCTTCCGCTGCTTCTCCACTGGCCGCGGACGAG GCATGGTGGAGATGATCCCCAACGCTGAGACCCTACGCAAAATCCAGGTGGAGCACGGCGTGACAGGCTCCTTCAAAGACCGGCCGCTGGCAGACTGGCTGCAGAAACACAACCCCGAGGAGGATGAGTAtgagaag gctGTGGAAAACTTCATCTACTCCTGTGCCGGCTGCTGCGTGGCCACCTACGTGCTGGGGATCTGCGACCGGCACAATGACAACATCATGCTCAAGACCACCGGCCACATGTTTCACATCGACTTCGGCAGGTTCCTGGGCCACGCGCAGATGTTCGGCAACATCAAGAG GGACCGGGCGCCATTCGTCTTCACTTCGGACATGGCGTACGTCATCAACGGCGGGGACAAGCCCTCCAGCCGCTTCCACGACTTCGTCGACCTGTGCTGCCAGGCCTACAACCTGATCCGCAAGCACACCCACCTCTTCCTCAacctgctggggctg aTGCTGTCCTGTGGCATCCCCGAGCTCTCCGACCTGGAGGACCTCAAATACGTCTACGATGCCCTGAGGCCGCAGGACTCCGATGCCGATGCCACCACCTACTTCACCAG GTTGATCGAGTCCAGCCTGGGCAGCGTGGCCACCAAGCTCAACTTCTTCATCCACAACCTGGCGCAGATGAAGTTCACGGGCTCCGACGTCCGCCCGACCCTCTCCTTCGCCCCCCGCACGCACACCATCAAGACGTCCGGCCGGATCCGCGATGTCTTCCTCTGCCGCCACGAGAGGGTCTTCAACCCCAGCAAGGGCTAC ACCTACGTGGTGAAGGTGCAGCGGGAGAGCCCAGGCGAGGTGGCCTTCGTGCAGCGCACCTTCGAGGAGTTCCAGGAGCTGCACAACAAGCTGcgcctcctcttcccctcctcgcTGCTGCCCAG CTTCCCCAGCAGGTTCATCATCGGGCGGTCGCGGGGCGAAGCGGTGGCCGAGCGGCGGAAGGAGGAGTTGAACGCCTACATCTGGCACCTCATCCACGCGGCCCCCGAGGTGGCCGAG TGCGACCTCATCTACACCTTCTTCCACCCCCTGCCACGGGACGAGAAGGCAGCTGGCACCAACCCGACCCCGAAGGCGGCAG aCGCCACGTGGGCTCGGCCCCTGGGGAAGGTCGGCGGGGAGGTGAAGCTCTCCATCTCCTACAAGAACAACAAGCTCTTCATCATGGTGATGCACATCCGGGGGCTG ccgcCGCTGCAGGATGGCAATGACCCTGACCCCTACGTCAAGACCTACCTGCTGCCCGACCCCCAGAAAACCACCAAGAGGAAAACCAAAGTGGCCCGAAAAACCTGCAACCCCACCTACAACGAGATG CTAGTCTACGACGGGATCCCCAGGGGGGACCTGCAGCAGCGGGAGCTGCGCCTGAGTGTGCTGAGCGAGGAAGGCTTCTGGGAGAACATCCTCCTCGGGGAGGTCGGCATCCGCCTGCGGGACCTCGACCTGGCCCAGGAGGAGATGGGCTGGTTCGCCCTGGGATCCCGCGGCCACGGCACCCTCTGA